Below is a window of Geomonas oryzisoli DNA.
TGACGATGTCGGCGCCGGCCTTGAGCGCGTCGCGCTGCTTCATGTAGTCCACGCCGCCGTAGATGGCCTGGACGGTGAAGCCGGTGTGTTTGCCGAGGGCCTGGGCGTCCTTCTCGATCTGGACTACCAGCTCGCGGGTGGGCGCGAGGATGAGGGCGCGGGGATGGTTGACGGCGCCGGTTTTCTGCTGGCTCAGCAGTTTGGTGAAGACGGTGATGAGGAAGGTGGCGGTCTTGCCGGTGCCGGTTTGTGCCTGGCCGGCGACGTCCTTGCCGGTGAGGGCAAGGGGAAGCGCCTTTTCCTGTATCGGTGTGCAGTCGGTGAAGCCGGTTTCCTCGATGCCCTTCTGGACCAGTTCCGGCAGCTGCAGCTCGGTGAATTTCATGTTTGTGTTTTCCTTTTTTGCCTTATTTCAACCGGATACAATTAGCATGTTGTGAGAGAAATGGCAATGACAGAAAGGCGAGCAGGGGCGCAAGGGTAAAATCAAAAGCTTCAACGCGAAGGCGCAGAGTCGCGGAGGCGCAAAGGGAAGCGGTAGTGTCATGTCGGTAATTGCCTTGTCAGCATCTGCTCATCATGGCGACCTGACGTAACGTGTCTCGCCTTATAGTTTGGTTTTCTTGGCGACGTTGCGGCTTTGCGTTAAATAAAATGGTCTTCAGTTTTTCGGTTCTGCCCCTTCCTGTTTTTATTCCTTTGCGTCTTCGCGCCTTGGCGCCTTTGCGTTAAATGTTTTTGCTGGTGGGCCTTTGTCTCGATGCTTTTTGCTTTTAGCGCCTTTGCGGCTTTGCGTGACAGGCATTATGTGTTATCTTCCCCCGCGACAAAATCCGCAAGAGGTACCGATGACGCAATCCTTCATTCACATCGAATCACCCAACTACCTGAGACTCCAAGACCTTACCACCCCGGCCGACTGGCCGGGCATTTTCGGCAACGACAACAGGCTCGCCCTGGAGATCGGCTGCGGCGTGGGCGACTTCATGCTCAAAACCGCACTCGATCAGCCCGACACCAACTTCGTCGCCATCGATTTCTACAACAAGGGGTGCGACAAGACCTGCCGCCGCCTGGACCGGCATGGCGTAACCAACGTGCGCGTGGTGCGCGACGAGGCCCGTGCCTTCGTCACCGAGCGCATCCCCAAGGGGAGCCTCTCCGCCATCTACATCAACTGCCCCGATCCCTGGCCCAAGAAACGGCACCGCAAGCGGCGTCTGGTGAACCAGGAGTTCATCGAGTTTCTCCTGGATTACATGGTTCCCGGTGCCGACTTCTTTTTCGCGACCGACTTCGACGACTACGGCATCGACGTCGCCAACGCTCTCCCCGGCATCTCCGCCCTCGAGAACCAGTTCGGGGCGGATCTCTACCGCCACGAGTTCCCCGGCTACCACCTTTCCAAGTACATGCGCAAGTTCATGGCCGAGGGAAAGCAGATCTACTTCATGCACTACAAGGTAAAGTAGTTGGGAGTGACAAACGAAAAGAGGGGACCCGTCGGTGTCCCCTCTTTTTTGTGCTGGTGTTGCTCTTTTAATGTCCTTTGCGAGACAGTCTGGTGACATCGATGTCGACCATGCGCCAGATGCCCCCCTCGTAGTTAGGGTCCTTCTTTAGCTGTTCAAGAGGGGTCGGCGGCGGGATTTCCATGTCTTCCCCGTCGAAATACACCTCTGCAGCCTCTTGTATCATGCGGGGCAGATCTTCTTCTGAGTCGGCAGCTGAAAAACATCCAGGGAAGTCAGGGATGACCACCCCGTGGGCGTGTTTGTCGTCACCTCCGTGTAGATAAACCGGGTACAACATTTCCTACCTCCACTCCCAACCCGCTTGCTTAAAGATATGTCGCAGCGTGCCGATTGGGATGTCCTTGCGCGGACACGGGACGACGACGTGTCCCTGCTTCATGGGGTGTTTGAACTTCCGATGATCCCCCTTGCCGCCGACACACTGCCACCCCTCTTCTTCCAGTCGTCTGATGATCTCACGGCTACCCATTCCATTTATATACAGAGTACTTACGGATGAGCAAGGAGAAAAGGTGCAGCTGCCTCTAATCCTTTACGAGAACATCCGCATCAGGTGCCCCTTGAGCGTCGCCTCGAAGTCGCCTTCGCGGTCGCCGCGGTAGACAAGCGACGAGCCTATTTCGGCTGCGAGTATGGCGAATAAGTACTTCTGCGGCAGGTTCTTGATGCGCTTGGCGTACTTGGGCTCCTCCCGAAGCATCTTGGGCAGGTGCGCGAGGATCGCCTTCTTGTAGATCGGCTGCAGGCAAAGCTGCGGCCGTTTCTGGAAGAAGCGGTAGATGGTCGCGTAGTGCTCGTTGATCTCGCCGCTCAGCGCGTCCGAGATCTCGGTGCAAAGAAGCCCCGGCTGCTCGCGGCGCCGCTTCAGGATCAGCCGCGCCTCATCCGCTGCGCGCTGCTCCAGTATCTCGAGCACGTCCTGCACGTAGCGCTCCTTGTGCGCCATGAACTCCGTCTCGGTGAGCAGCAGGTTCGCGATGATCTCGTAGGAGGAGGAGATGACGCCGCACTTGTTGGCCGAGGCGTCGCGCATGATGATGACTCCCTTTTTCTGCAGTTGCACGCGCGCCTCGGGGGTTATGAAGGAGTTGGCCCCCTCGACGATGGCCCCCGCGGATGGGGCGCCGCTTGGGAGCAGGTAGTTCTGCCAGTTGTCCTTGTCGATGCTCTCGGGACGTCCTCCCGCCGGGATGAAGAGGTCGGTCTTGACGGTGAACGGGAGGCTCGCGTAGACCTTGGAGAACTCGTCAGTGGAAATCCATTCCTCCCTCACCCCCTCCGCGGTCCTGCTCACCTTCCGGTACAGCTCGCGCAGACCGTCGCGCCGGCTGCCGCTGCGGTAGAGCAGGAAACCACCGGGGTGCAGCGCCTGCGGGTCGAAGGCATCGAGATCCTGCTGCAGCACGATGCGCGACAGTTCCTTGCGGTCGGCCCCCTCCGGGTCGCACAGCGCCGCGGTCCCGTCCAGGATCAGCTTGATCGCCACGTGGGGCGCGCGCTCCAGCATGATGCGCATGGCGTTGCCCGCCACGTCACCGTTGGGTCCGCCGGTGAATTTCACGCTGAAGGGATCGCGGTAGATGTCGATGCCAAGTTCCGCCATGGTGATCTCGGCGAATTTCACCACCCCTGTGGAGGTGACGCCGTACTCCTTGTGGTTGATCCCGACTTCCTTGCTGGACATGATGCCGATGCCCAGGATGTAGCCGCGCCGCTTGGAGATGCGGGCGATGTTCTCGATCATGCTGTCGTGCATGTTCTCGTCGGGGCCCAGCTCGATCGGCTCGTCCTCGCGGTAGTAATCAACCACCACCGGCGAGCGTGCCACCCCATGGTCGGTGACGAAGATGTCCAAAAAGGCGTTGGTGACGCCGTGCTGCAGCTTGTACAGCCGCCAGTTCTCCATCTGGCGCTCGCCGCCGCGCTGCAGGTCGGAGGAGTCCAGGATCAGTACCAGCTTGGAGCCCCCCTCGTAGATGTCCTTGTTCTTCAGGTGCTGGGTGTGCGCCAGCACGAAGTTCTCCCTGAAGATGGTGTTCGAGTTGGTGATGAAGTCGTCCATGTTGCGGGCGATGACGGTGCGCCAGCCGCCGCGCGCGATGTCGGAGAAGCCTATGTGGTAGCCGAACCCGAAGCGGCTGAAGAAGAAGGTGACCCGGAAGGGAAGGGCCTGCGGCAGGTCCGCGGTGAAGGCCGGTCCGAGCTCGGTAAGGTAGGTGGGGTCGAGCCTGAAGGCGAACGCCTGTTTCTCCAGCACGAAGAAGTTGGTCTTGAGCGTATGGGTGATGAAGATGAGGCAGCAGCGGTAGATGGCCCGGCGCACCTCGTCCAGGTAGCGGTGCCCGGTGTTGTAGTCGTTGACCGCCTGCACCGTTTCCGCCAGGATCGAACCGTAGAGCGGGTGGCTTTCGGTTATGGCCGGATCGAAACGCGCCTTGAACAGCTTGACCAATTGCAGCGACATCTCGGGGTGTGCGTGGAAGGCGTTCTGCACGTCGTCCAGCCCGAAGCGGTCCGGCTGGTTGTGCGCGAGGTTGGTATGGCAGAAGGCGATGAACGCGTTCACCAGGGACGCTTCCTCTCCGGTCATGACGTTGGTGGTAACGAATTCACGGTAGGTGTAGCTCTTGGTCGAGACGATCTGGGTGTTGTACAGTTCCTGCTGCAGTCGGCGGA
It encodes the following:
- a CDS encoding NAD-glutamate dehydrogenase domain-containing protein — protein: MTSKASVRKSAAYELSENRKWLKEQINPYFFTSMQDEPEALVLLERELRSLKINRRLILADRDKSLILARVNEPGSLYDSLRHFQDREISYAMITHSDGPMPDMDQALEIQRFEFDRKSNEDIQAWKDVQLPQGLARRIAAEMRGTYPEFDLKEFDRLLKILWLNNESYVKVASPLRVAQVLQLLQKSSRSGGLYLHVEPTPDVKISRVHFAVANPPQKEFLLQLMEVFNRLDLGVNRAYCLTISNGVHPYFLGTFLVNRRSGEVLEPGSELFRRLQQELYNTQIVSTKSYTYREFVTTNVMTGEEASLVNAFIAFCHTNLAHNQPDRFGLDDVQNAFHAHPEMSLQLVKLFKARFDPAITESHPLYGSILAETVQAVNDYNTGHRYLDEVRRAIYRCCLIFITHTLKTNFFVLEKQAFAFRLDPTYLTELGPAFTADLPQALPFRVTFFFSRFGFGYHIGFSDIARGGWRTVIARNMDDFITNSNTIFRENFVLAHTQHLKNKDIYEGGSKLVLILDSSDLQRGGERQMENWRLYKLQHGVTNAFLDIFVTDHGVARSPVVVDYYREDEPIELGPDENMHDSMIENIARISKRRGYILGIGIMSSKEVGINHKEYGVTSTGVVKFAEITMAELGIDIYRDPFSVKFTGGPNGDVAGNAMRIMLERAPHVAIKLILDGTAALCDPEGADRKELSRIVLQQDLDAFDPQALHPGGFLLYRSGSRRDGLRELYRKVSRTAEGVREEWISTDEFSKVYASLPFTVKTDLFIPAGGRPESIDKDNWQNYLLPSGAPSAGAIVEGANSFITPEARVQLQKKGVIIMRDASANKCGVISSSYEIIANLLLTETEFMAHKERYVQDVLEILEQRAADEARLILKRRREQPGLLCTEISDALSGEINEHYATIYRFFQKRPQLCLQPIYKKAILAHLPKMLREEPKYAKRIKNLPQKYLFAILAAEIGSSLVYRGDREGDFEATLKGHLMRMFS
- a CDS encoding type II toxin-antitoxin system HicA family toxin, with amino-acid sequence MGSREIIRRLEEEGWQCVGGKGDHRKFKHPMKQGHVVVPCPRKDIPIGTLRHIFKQAGWEWR
- the trmB gene encoding tRNA (guanosine(46)-N7)-methyltransferase TrmB, producing MTQSFIHIESPNYLRLQDLTTPADWPGIFGNDNRLALEIGCGVGDFMLKTALDQPDTNFVAIDFYNKGCDKTCRRLDRHGVTNVRVVRDEARAFVTERIPKGSLSAIYINCPDPWPKKRHRKRRLVNQEFIEFLLDYMVPGADFFFATDFDDYGIDVANALPGISALENQFGADLYRHEFPGYHLSKYMRKFMAEGKQIYFMHYKVK